In Candidatus Methylomirabilota bacterium, the following proteins share a genomic window:
- a CDS encoding radical SAM protein produces MSWKLKKKAQTLVASEEGVIHKEWGGRVSIALVYPNTYAVGMSNLGFQTIYDHLNALPQVVCERVFFPDPEDLDEHVRTGTPPFSLESQRPLTDFDLVGFSITYEGDYINTVRLLRMAGLPVRAADRGPGDPVVMMGGVCAFSNPEPMAAFMDFVVVGEGEEVVREIVDAWSASGADGDRDGQRSRFIERVKPLVGVYVPDAYRVDYGAEDLIASVEAVEAGVPALVLKRRLKDVNRFETRSALKTPRAEYGHMELLEVGKGCGRGCRFCLEGQVYRPVRHRSLDALRESVARIAKESKRIGLVGACVSDYPWIGELMKVLEENGVEVSISSLRADSLTEDLVASLQRGGHRTLTMAPEAGTERLRAVVRKAITDQQLYEACELLRRYGIPNLKCYFMIGLPTETREDVEAIPDLAARLLERLQVLGPDGHPFGKLTLSVSSFVPKPWTPFQWAPFDDPRALEDKLDLIKRAARRLDTIRVVHENPREAALQALLARGDRRVADFIELAAGLDGDWRRALREWDRDPSAYTRRPRATTEILPWDHFDVGVKKAGLLREWERACQTAAPAAASG; encoded by the coding sequence ATGTCCTGGAAGCTCAAGAAGAAGGCCCAGACGCTCGTCGCCTCCGAAGAGGGTGTGATCCACAAGGAATGGGGCGGTCGTGTGTCGATCGCGCTGGTGTACCCGAATACCTATGCGGTCGGGATGTCCAACCTCGGCTTCCAGACCATCTACGACCATCTGAACGCGCTGCCGCAGGTGGTGTGCGAGCGGGTCTTCTTTCCGGATCCCGAGGATCTGGACGAGCACGTCCGGACCGGGACGCCCCCGTTCTCGCTGGAGTCGCAGCGTCCCTTGACCGACTTCGACCTCGTGGGCTTCTCCATCACCTACGAGGGTGACTACATCAACACGGTGCGTCTGCTCCGCATGGCCGGCCTGCCGGTGCGGGCGGCGGACCGGGGGCCCGGCGATCCGGTGGTGATGATGGGCGGGGTCTGTGCTTTCTCGAACCCGGAGCCCATGGCCGCCTTCATGGACTTCGTGGTGGTCGGGGAGGGGGAGGAGGTCGTCCGCGAGATCGTCGACGCCTGGAGCGCGAGCGGAGCCGACGGCGACCGCGACGGGCAACGGAGCCGCTTCATCGAGCGCGTGAAGCCGCTGGTCGGAGTGTACGTGCCCGACGCCTACCGGGTCGACTACGGTGCGGAGGACCTGATCGCGTCGGTCGAGGCGGTCGAAGCGGGTGTCCCGGCGCTGGTGCTCAAGCGCCGCCTGAAGGACGTCAATCGCTTCGAGACCCGCTCGGCGCTCAAGACGCCGCGGGCCGAGTACGGCCACATGGAATTGCTGGAGGTCGGCAAGGGATGCGGCCGTGGCTGCCGGTTCTGCCTCGAGGGCCAGGTGTACCGGCCGGTGAGGCACCGGAGCCTCGACGCCCTCCGCGAGTCGGTGGCGCGCATCGCGAAGGAGTCCAAGCGCATCGGGCTGGTGGGGGCCTGCGTCTCCGACTACCCGTGGATCGGGGAGCTGATGAAAGTGCTGGAGGAGAACGGGGTGGAGGTGTCGATCTCCTCGCTCCGCGCCGACAGCCTCACCGAGGACCTGGTCGCCTCGCTGCAGCGCGGCGGTCACCGGACCCTCACGATGGCGCCGGAGGCGGGCACCGAGCGGCTGCGCGCGGTGGTGCGCAAGGCGATCACCGACCAGCAGCTCTACGAGGCCTGCGAGCTGCTGCGGCGGTACGGGATCCCGAATCTCAAGTGCTACTTCATGATCGGGCTCCCCACCGAGACACGCGAGGACGTGGAGGCGATCCCGGACCTCGCGGCCCGTCTGCTGGAGCGCCTGCAAGTCCTGGGGCCGGACGGCCATCCCTTCGGCAAGCTGACCCTGTCGGTCTCGTCGTTCGTGCCCAAGCCGTGGACGCCGTTCCAGTGGGCGCCGTTCGACGATCCGCGCGCCCTCGAGGACAAGCTCGACCTGATCAAGCGCGCGGCGCGCCGGCTCGACACGATCCGGGTGGTGCACGAGAACCCGCGGGAGGCCGCGCTGCAGGCCCTGCTGGCGCGCGGCGATCGGCGGGTGGCCGACTTCATCGAGCTGGCCGCGGGCCTCGACGGTGACTGGCGGCGCGCGCTCCGGGAATGGGACCGCGACCCGAGCGCGTACACCCGGCGCCCGCGCGCGACGACCGAGATCCTGCCGTGGGATCACTTCGACGTCGGGGTCAAGAAGGCCGGCCTCCTGCGCGAGTGGGAGCGAGCCTGTCAGACCGCCGCGCCGGCGGCGGCCTCGGGATAG
- a CDS encoding Rieske 2Fe-2S domain-containing protein, with protein sequence MASVMVARVAEVPPGQARVVQAGVKTLALFNVDGAFHAIDNACPHRGGPLGDGDLDGRLAICPWHGWRWDVTTGANANNPAVKIACFPTRVENGDVYVELP encoded by the coding sequence ATGGCGTCCGTGATGGTGGCCAGGGTCGCGGAGGTGCCGCCCGGTCAGGCCCGCGTGGTGCAGGCCGGGGTGAAGACACTCGCGCTGTTCAACGTGGATGGCGCCTTCCACGCCATCGACAACGCCTGCCCCCACCGCGGCGGGCCGCTGGGCGACGGCGACCTGGACGGACGGCTCGCCATCTGCCCGTGGCACGGCTGGCGCTGGGACGTGACCACCGGAGCCAACGCCAACAACCCCGCGGTGAAGATCGCGTGCTTCCCGACCCGGGTCGAGAACGGCGACGTCTACGTGGAGCTGCCGTGA
- the moaA gene encoding GTP 3',8-cyclase MoaA, with translation MIRDTFDRPLRNLRLSVTDRCNLRCQYCMPEEEYVWLPRDDMLSFEEMGQLVDVFAELGVDKVRLTGGEPLLRRDLDRLVRLLAGNPRLRDLAMTTNGVLLAEQADALRAAGLQRVTVSLDTLREDRFKALTRRDTHARVLASIEAVSGWPGLKLDTVVMRGINDDELADLVEYAGRVSAEVRFIEYMDVGGATHWSIQRVVSRAEMLASLGARYGTIVPIQEDSSAPADRFRLPDGRVFGIISSTTQPFCRSCDRSRLTADGLWYLCLYAVRGTDLRQPLRAGASREDLLTLIRSTWQGRRDRGAEARLATPERRPLIQIGELKRDPHLEMHTRGG, from the coding sequence GTGATCCGCGACACGTTCGATCGGCCCCTGCGCAACCTGCGGCTATCCGTGACGGATCGCTGCAACCTGCGCTGTCAGTACTGCATGCCGGAGGAGGAGTACGTCTGGCTGCCCCGGGACGACATGCTGAGCTTCGAGGAGATGGGGCAGCTGGTCGACGTCTTCGCCGAGCTGGGCGTGGACAAGGTGCGCCTCACCGGCGGCGAGCCGCTGCTTCGCCGTGATCTCGACCGCCTCGTGCGCCTGCTCGCGGGCAATCCGCGCCTCCGCGACCTGGCCATGACCACGAACGGGGTGCTGCTGGCCGAGCAGGCCGACGCCCTCCGGGCCGCCGGCCTGCAGCGGGTCACGGTGAGCCTCGACACCCTGCGCGAGGATCGCTTCAAGGCGCTGACCCGTCGCGACACGCACGCGCGCGTGCTCGCGAGCATCGAGGCCGTGTCGGGCTGGCCCGGGCTCAAGCTCGACACGGTGGTCATGCGCGGGATCAACGACGACGAGCTGGCCGACCTGGTGGAATACGCCGGCCGCGTCTCCGCCGAGGTGCGCTTCATCGAGTACATGGACGTGGGGGGCGCGACCCACTGGAGCATCCAGCGGGTCGTCTCGCGCGCCGAGATGCTGGCGAGCCTCGGGGCGCGCTACGGGACGATCGTGCCGATCCAGGAGGACTCGTCGGCGCCCGCCGACCGCTTCCGCCTGCCGGACGGGCGCGTGTTCGGCATCATCTCGTCCACGACCCAGCCGTTCTGCCGGAGCTGCGATCGCAGCCGGCTCACCGCCGACGGGCTCTGGTATCTCTGCCTGTACGCGGTGCGGGGGACGGATCTGCGGCAGCCGCTGCGCGCGGGCGCGTCGCGGGAAGACCTCCTGACCCTGATCCGGTCCACGTGGCAGGGCCGCCGGGACCGCGGAGCCGAAGCCCGGCTGGCCACGCCGGAGCGCCGTCCGCTGATCCAGATCGGCGAGCTCAAGCGCGATCCGCACCTGGAGATGCACACGCGGGGAGGCTAG
- a CDS encoding DinB family protein, translating to MALTRSERAQLIQRYADGPARLERAIATVPAEARQWRPAPGEWSAHEVIWHCADSETNAAARIRYVVCEPDPLVLGYDENVWAVALDYHGQPLPPALATVRAVRATTALVIRTLPEEAWRREGRHTASGRYTAEDWLRIYAEHLEIHARQIEANLAAWQKAGRPT from the coding sequence ATGGCCCTCACTCGATCCGAACGAGCGCAGCTGATCCAGCGATACGCCGACGGGCCCGCGCGGCTCGAGCGAGCGATCGCCACGGTGCCCGCCGAGGCGAGGCAGTGGCGGCCGGCGCCCGGCGAGTGGTCCGCCCACGAGGTGATCTGGCATTGCGCGGATTCCGAGACCAACGCCGCCGCGCGCATCCGCTACGTGGTGTGCGAGCCGGACCCGCTGGTGCTCGGCTACGACGAGAACGTCTGGGCGGTGGCGCTCGACTATCACGGCCAGCCGCTTCCGCCAGCCCTCGCCACCGTACGCGCGGTCCGCGCCACCACCGCGCTGGTGATCCGCACGCTGCCCGAGGAAGCCTGGCGCCGCGAAGGGCGACACACCGCCTCGGGCCGGTATACCGCCGAGGACTGGCTGCGGATCTACGCCGAGCATCTGGAGATCCACGCGCGACAGATCGAGGCCAACCTGGCCGCCTGGCAGAAGGCCGGCCGCCCTACTTGA
- a CDS encoding chlorite dismutase family protein, whose product MADVPGVDVRERGAGGQVSDRRLFMQLQAWSGCADGKPLVAAVERSRIEGVLYHDLNDPAGVALLALHEDPAFFATGLREALHGEPFASLRHRPELTMLGRTYASGFEPDLADWLLGRPRRTVLNPAWPWGIWYPLRRSGAFARLTPQEQGAILKEHGTQGRAYGDADLAHDVRLACHGLDTNDNDFVIGLIGRDLHPLSHLVQAMRRTAQTSQYLQSLGPFFVGHVLWQSAPR is encoded by the coding sequence ATGGCGGACGTACCGGGGGTGGACGTGCGGGAGCGCGGAGCGGGCGGACAGGTCTCCGATCGACGCCTGTTCATGCAGCTCCAGGCCTGGAGCGGCTGCGCCGACGGCAAGCCCCTGGTCGCCGCGGTGGAGCGCAGCCGGATCGAGGGCGTGCTCTATCACGACCTGAACGACCCGGCCGGCGTGGCGCTCCTCGCCCTGCACGAGGACCCCGCGTTCTTCGCCACCGGGCTCCGCGAGGCGCTGCACGGCGAGCCGTTCGCCTCGCTCCGTCATCGGCCCGAGCTCACGATGCTCGGTCGCACCTACGCCTCGGGCTTCGAGCCCGACCTGGCCGACTGGCTGCTCGGGCGTCCGCGGCGCACCGTGCTCAATCCGGCGTGGCCCTGGGGCATCTGGTATCCCCTGCGCCGGTCCGGCGCCTTCGCCCGGCTCACCCCGCAGGAGCAGGGCGCGATCCTGAAGGAGCACGGCACGCAGGGGCGGGCCTATGGTGACGCCGACCTCGCGCACGACGTGCGCCTGGCCTGCCACGGCCTCGACACCAACGACAACGACTTCGTGATCGGGCTCATCGGCCGGGACCTGCACCCGCTCTCTCATCTCGTGCAGGCCATGCGGCGGACCGCGCAGACGTCTCAGTATCTCCAGAGCCTCGGCCCCTTCTTCGTGGGGCACGTGCTCTGGCAGAGCGCGCCGCGGTGA
- a CDS encoding secondary thiamine-phosphate synthase enzyme YjbQ yields the protein METLKVVRKTFTMLSEKRTQVLDITKQIRDIVLGADIKEGIILVNSLHTTCALFVNEFQGALVEDLKTMMDRLVADDAGYKHDDPRFSDCERGNASSHLRAALLGRSVAVGISGGELSLGRFQSILFAELDGPRTRSIDIQIMGVGPAGGN from the coding sequence GTGGAGACCTTGAAGGTAGTCCGGAAGACCTTCACGATGTTGAGCGAGAAACGGACACAGGTCCTGGACATCACCAAGCAGATCCGGGACATCGTGCTGGGCGCCGACATCAAGGAGGGCATCATTCTGGTCAACTCCCTCCACACCACCTGCGCCCTGTTCGTGAACGAGTTCCAGGGAGCCCTCGTCGAGGACCTCAAGACGATGATGGATCGCCTGGTCGCCGACGATGCCGGCTACAAGCACGACGACCCGCGCTTCTCGGACTGCGAGCGGGGCAACGCGTCCTCCCACCTCCGTGCCGCCCTGCTGGGGAGAAGCGTGGCGGTCGGCATCAGCGGTGGCGAGCTGTCGCTCGGCCGCTTCCAGTCCATCCTCTTCGCCGAGCTCGACGGGCCGCGGACCCGGAGCATCGACATCCAGATCATGGGCGTCGGGCCAGCGGGGGGGAACTGA
- the gltB gene encoding glutamate synthase large subunit: MSEPKQETPGMPPAQGLYDPAHEHDACGVGFVVDIKGRKSHAIVTQALTVLKNLLHRGACGCEVNTGDGAGILIQMPHRFLERECGTLGITLPAPGHYGAGLVFLPRDGGDRAACRAVLERIAVEEGQIPLGWRPVPTDSSPIGPSARSVEPRFEQVFIARGAGVPDRATFERKLYVIRKRAEHAVRNGDLRERSFFYLPSLSANTLIYKGMLSADQIEGMFPDVMDPLVESALALVHQRFSTNTFPSWPLAHPYRFIAHNGEINTLRGNINWMRARESLCHAALLGEDLKKIVPIVVEGGSDSAVFDNVLEFLVMAGRPLPLAVLMMIPEAWSGHESMSEERKAFYEYHGCLMEPWDGPASIAFTDGTVIGAVLDRNGLRPSRYYVTKDGMVVMASEVGVLDIAPERVLIKERLHPGRIFLVDTAQGRIIDDAELKQTYAAQYPYGEWIRAYLTPIENLPAPPSVPEPDHQTVLERQQVFGYTHEDLRLLLGPMAVGGEEPVGSMGTDTSLAVLSERPRLLYDYFKQLFAQVTNPPLDGIREELVTQIATSIGPEGNLLEPVPEACRQIKLKTPLLTNDELARIRHVSLPGFKTSTVSMLFPVADGAAGLERAMDELCRQVSRAVAEGCTFLILSDRGVDAAHAPIPALLATAGVHHHLIREGSRCKVGFVIETGEAREVHHMALLLGYGAGAINPYLAFESLDDMIRQGLLPGLDHKTAIKNYIKALNKGVLKVISKMGISTIHSYRGAQIFEAIGLGRSLVDRYFTWTASRISGVGLDVIAEEALARHRRAYPERPVGGRELAWGGEYQWRRDGEYHLFNPETVYKLQHATRSGQYRIFKEYTALVDDQNRNRATLRGLFVLRPASTPIPLDEVEPAEAIMRRFATGAMSYGSISLEAHQTLAVAMNRLGGKSNTGEGGEDPARYRREPNGDWRRSAIKQIASGRFGVTSEYLVNAEDLQIKMAQGAKPGEGGQLPGHKVYPWIAKVRHSTPGVGLISPPPHHDIYSIEDLAQLIHDLKNGNPKARISVKLVSEVGVGTVAAGVAKAHSDVVLISGHDGGTGAAPLTSIKHGGTPWELGLAETQQVLVMNKLRDRIIVQVDGQIKTGRDVVIGALMGAEEFGFSTAPLVVMGCIMMRVCHLNTCPVGIATQDPKLREKFSGRPEFVENFFRYIAEEVREHMARLGFRTMDEMIGRVDRLDVTPAVDHWKARGLDFSAIMHRPVVGPEVAVRRIVEQDHGLDRSLDMTTLLPLCRPALERREPVDIRLPIQNVHRTVGTILGSEITARHGADGLPDDTIRIHFSGSAGQSFGAFLPRGVTLTLEGDANDYIGKGLSGGKLVVFPPRESTFVAEENILVGNVVLYGATSGEAYFRGVAGERFAVRNSGAFAVVEGVGDHGCEYMTGGRVVVIGSTGRNFAAGMSGGLAFVLDEAGDFRRRCNLGMVDLEALVDTEDVELVKDLLARHIRFTQSPVAARLLVDWERSRQNFVKVIPQDFKRVMAAIKKAQETGMSVDDAVMASAHN; this comes from the coding sequence ATGAGCGAGCCGAAGCAGGAGACACCGGGGATGCCCCCCGCGCAGGGCCTCTACGATCCGGCGCACGAGCACGACGCCTGCGGGGTCGGGTTCGTGGTCGACATCAAGGGCCGCAAGTCGCACGCGATCGTGACCCAGGCCCTCACGGTGCTGAAGAACCTCCTGCACCGCGGGGCGTGCGGCTGCGAGGTGAACACCGGGGACGGCGCGGGCATCCTCATCCAGATGCCGCATCGGTTCCTCGAGCGCGAGTGCGGCACGCTGGGCATCACCCTGCCGGCTCCCGGCCACTACGGCGCCGGCCTCGTGTTCCTGCCTCGCGACGGCGGCGATCGGGCGGCCTGTCGGGCCGTGCTCGAGCGGATCGCGGTGGAGGAAGGCCAGATCCCGCTGGGCTGGCGGCCGGTCCCCACCGACTCCTCGCCGATCGGGCCCAGCGCGCGGTCGGTGGAGCCGCGGTTCGAGCAGGTGTTCATCGCCCGCGGAGCCGGCGTGCCCGACCGGGCCACGTTCGAGCGCAAGCTCTACGTGATCCGCAAGCGCGCCGAGCACGCGGTGCGCAACGGCGACCTCCGCGAGCGCAGCTTCTTCTACCTGCCGAGCCTCTCCGCCAATACCCTCATCTACAAGGGCATGCTCTCGGCCGATCAGATCGAGGGCATGTTCCCGGACGTGATGGACCCGCTGGTGGAGTCGGCGCTCGCCCTCGTGCACCAGCGCTTCTCCACGAACACCTTCCCGTCGTGGCCGCTCGCCCACCCCTACCGGTTCATCGCGCACAACGGCGAGATCAACACCCTGCGGGGCAACATCAACTGGATGCGCGCGCGCGAGTCGCTGTGCCACGCAGCGCTGCTGGGCGAGGATCTCAAGAAGATCGTGCCCATCGTGGTGGAGGGCGGGAGCGACTCCGCGGTCTTCGACAACGTGCTCGAGTTCCTGGTCATGGCCGGGCGGCCCCTGCCGCTGGCGGTGCTCATGATGATCCCGGAGGCGTGGAGCGGGCACGAGTCCATGAGCGAGGAGCGGAAGGCCTTCTACGAGTACCACGGCTGCCTGATGGAGCCGTGGGACGGGCCGGCCTCCATCGCCTTCACCGACGGCACCGTGATCGGGGCGGTGCTCGATCGCAACGGGCTGCGCCCCTCGCGCTACTACGTCACCAAGGACGGCATGGTGGTGATGGCCTCCGAGGTGGGCGTGCTGGACATCGCGCCCGAGCGCGTCCTCATCAAGGAGCGGCTGCATCCGGGCCGCATCTTCCTGGTGGACACCGCCCAGGGGCGCATCATCGACGACGCCGAGCTCAAGCAGACCTACGCGGCCCAGTACCCGTACGGGGAATGGATCCGGGCCTATCTCACCCCGATCGAGAACCTGCCCGCGCCCCCCAGCGTGCCCGAGCCGGATCACCAGACGGTGCTGGAGCGGCAGCAGGTGTTCGGCTACACCCACGAGGACCTGCGGCTGCTGCTCGGTCCCATGGCGGTCGGCGGCGAGGAGCCGGTGGGCTCGATGGGCACCGACACTTCCCTGGCCGTGCTCTCGGAGCGGCCGCGGCTGCTCTACGACTACTTCAAGCAGCTCTTCGCCCAGGTGACCAATCCCCCGCTCGACGGCATCCGCGAAGAGCTGGTCACGCAGATCGCGACCAGCATCGGGCCGGAGGGCAACCTGCTCGAGCCGGTGCCCGAGGCGTGCCGCCAGATCAAGCTCAAGACCCCGCTGCTCACCAACGACGAGCTGGCCCGCATTCGCCACGTGAGCCTGCCCGGCTTCAAGACGAGCACGGTGTCCATGCTCTTCCCAGTGGCCGACGGCGCGGCCGGTCTCGAGCGGGCGATGGACGAGCTGTGCCGCCAGGTCAGCCGCGCGGTCGCCGAGGGCTGCACGTTCCTCATCCTCTCGGATCGCGGAGTGGACGCCGCCCACGCCCCGATCCCCGCGCTGCTGGCCACCGCGGGCGTGCACCACCACCTCATCCGCGAGGGCAGCCGCTGCAAGGTCGGCTTCGTCATCGAGACCGGTGAGGCGCGCGAGGTCCATCACATGGCCCTGCTCCTGGGCTACGGGGCGGGCGCCATCAACCCGTACCTGGCCTTCGAGAGCCTCGACGACATGATCCGCCAGGGCCTGCTGCCCGGGCTCGATCACAAGACCGCCATCAAGAACTACATCAAGGCCCTGAACAAGGGCGTGCTCAAGGTGATCTCCAAGATGGGGATCTCCACGATCCATTCCTACCGGGGCGCCCAGATCTTCGAGGCCATCGGGCTCGGGCGCTCCCTCGTGGACCGCTACTTCACGTGGACCGCCTCGCGCATCAGCGGCGTCGGCCTGGACGTGATCGCCGAGGAAGCCCTGGCCCGGCACCGGCGTGCCTACCCCGAGCGGCCGGTGGGCGGCCGCGAGCTGGCGTGGGGCGGCGAGTACCAGTGGCGGCGCGACGGCGAGTACCACCTCTTCAACCCGGAAACGGTGTACAAGCTGCAACACGCGACCCGGAGCGGGCAGTACCGGATCTTCAAGGAGTACACCGCGCTCGTCGACGACCAGAACCGCAACCGGGCCACCCTGCGCGGCCTCTTCGTGCTGCGCCCCGCGTCGACGCCGATCCCCCTGGACGAGGTCGAGCCCGCCGAAGCCATCATGCGACGCTTCGCGACCGGCGCGATGTCCTACGGCTCGATCAGCCTCGAGGCGCACCAGACCCTCGCGGTGGCGATGAACCGGCTGGGCGGCAAGTCCAACACCGGGGAGGGCGGCGAGGACCCGGCCCGATACCGGCGCGAGCCCAACGGCGACTGGCGGCGCAGCGCGATCAAGCAGATCGCCTCCGGTCGCTTCGGGGTCACCAGCGAGTACCTGGTCAACGCGGAGGACCTGCAGATCAAGATGGCCCAGGGGGCCAAGCCCGGTGAGGGCGGCCAGCTCCCCGGCCACAAGGTCTACCCGTGGATCGCCAAGGTCCGTCACTCCACGCCGGGGGTGGGGCTGATCTCCCCGCCCCCGCACCACGACATCTACTCGATCGAGGACCTGGCCCAGCTCATCCACGATCTCAAGAACGGCAACCCGAAGGCGCGCATCAGCGTCAAGCTGGTGTCCGAGGTCGGCGTCGGCACGGTGGCCGCCGGGGTCGCCAAGGCCCACTCCGACGTGGTGCTCATCTCCGGGCACGACGGGGGCACCGGCGCGGCCCCGCTCACCTCCATCAAGCACGGCGGCACGCCGTGGGAGCTGGGCCTGGCGGAGACCCAGCAGGTGCTGGTGATGAACAAGCTGCGGGACCGGATCATCGTGCAGGTCGACGGCCAGATCAAGACCGGCCGCGACGTGGTGATCGGGGCCCTGATGGGCGCGGAGGAGTTCGGCTTCTCCACCGCGCCCCTGGTGGTGATGGGCTGCATCATGATGCGGGTCTGCCATCTCAACACCTGCCCGGTGGGCATCGCGACCCAGGATCCGAAGCTGCGCGAGAAGTTCAGCGGCCGCCCCGAGTTCGTGGAGAACTTCTTCCGCTACATCGCCGAGGAGGTTCGCGAGCACATGGCGCGGCTGGGCTTCCGCACGATGGACGAGATGATCGGCCGCGTCGATCGTCTCGACGTCACCCCCGCGGTGGATCACTGGAAGGCGCGCGGCCTCGACTTCTCCGCGATCATGCATCGTCCCGTCGTCGGTCCCGAGGTGGCGGTTCGACGAATCGTCGAGCAGGACCACGGCCTCGACCGGTCGCTGGACATGACCACGCTGCTCCCGCTGTGCCGGCCCGCGCTCGAGCGGCGGGAGCCGGTCGACATCCGGCTGCCCATCCAGAACGTCCACCGCACCGTCGGCACCATCCTCGGCTCCGAGATCACCGCCCGCCACGGGGCCGACGGCCTGCCCGACGACACCATCCGCATCCACTTCTCGGGCTCGGCGGGCCAGAGCTTCGGCGCGTTCCTCCCGCGCGGCGTCACCCTCACCCTGGAGGGCGACGCCAACGATTACATCGGCAAGGGCCTCTCGGGTGGCAAGCTGGTGGTCTTCCCACCCCGGGAATCGACCTTCGTGGCCGAGGAGAACATCCTGGTGGGCAACGTGGTGCTCTACGGCGCGACCAGCGGCGAAGCCTATTTCCGCGGAGTCGCCGGCGAGCGCTTCGCGGTCCGCAACAGCGGCGCCTTCGCGGTGGTGGAAGGCGTGGGCGACCACGGCTGCGAGTACATGACGGGCGGTCGGGTCGTGGTGATCGGGTCCACCGGGCGCAACTTCGCGGCCGGCATGTCGGGCGGCCTCGCGTTCGTGCTGGACGAGGCGGGCGACTTCCGCCGCCGCTGCAACCTGGGCATGGTGGATCTGGAGGCTCTCGTCGACACCGAGGACGTCGAGCTGGTGAAGGACCTGCTGGCCCGGCACATCCGGTTCACCCAGAGCCCGGTGGCCGCGCGGCTGCTCGTGGACTGGGAGCGCAGCCGCCAGAATTTCGTCAAGGTGATCCCGCAGGACTTCAAGCGGGTGATGGCGGCGATCAAGAAGGCGCAGGAGACCGGCATGTCGGTGGACGACGCGGTCATGGCCAGCGCGCACAACTGA
- a CDS encoding glutamate synthase subunit beta, with amino-acid sequence MGKITGFIEFKRDKQPYRPVEERIRDWKQVMLPWPTDALRKQGARCMDCGIPFCHQGCPLGNLIPDWNDLVYRDRWREAIDRLHATNNFPEFTGTLCPAPCEGSCVLGINDDAVTIKGIELSIIDRAFAEGWVVPEPAARRTGKTVAIVGSGPAGLAAAQQLARAGHAVTVFERADRIGGLLRYGIPEFKMEKRVLARRLAQMEAEGVRFVANAHIGADRPVEDLRREFDALVLCGGATDPRDLPIPGRQLGGIHFAMDYLTLQNRRCEGDRIADGEFITARGKRVVIIGGGDTGADCLGTAHRQAALGINQLEILPRPPDERAADNPWPQWPNIYRVSSAHAEGGERVYSVSTSRFLGDERGMVKSLEVTRVETVREGGRVTFREVPGSTFVLPCELVLLAMGFVGPERPGLLQQLGVELTDRGNVKRDENWMTTVPGVFTAGDMQRGQSLIVWAIADGRSAARGVDRYLMGRSDLPAPLA; translated from the coding sequence ATGGGCAAGATCACCGGCTTCATCGAGTTCAAGCGGGACAAGCAGCCCTATCGGCCCGTCGAGGAGCGGATCCGCGACTGGAAGCAGGTCATGCTGCCGTGGCCGACCGACGCCCTCCGCAAGCAGGGCGCGCGCTGCATGGACTGCGGCATCCCGTTCTGCCACCAGGGCTGTCCGCTCGGCAATCTCATCCCCGACTGGAACGATCTGGTCTACCGCGACCGCTGGCGCGAGGCCATCGACCGCCTGCACGCGACCAACAACTTCCCCGAGTTCACCGGGACGCTCTGCCCGGCCCCCTGCGAGGGCTCCTGCGTGCTCGGCATCAACGACGACGCGGTGACCATCAAGGGGATCGAGCTGTCGATCATCGACCGAGCCTTCGCGGAGGGCTGGGTCGTCCCGGAGCCGGCCGCGCGCCGTACCGGCAAGACGGTGGCGATCGTGGGATCCGGCCCCGCGGGGCTTGCCGCCGCCCAGCAGCTGGCGCGGGCGGGCCACGCGGTCACCGTCTTCGAGCGGGCCGACCGGATCGGCGGGCTGCTGCGCTACGGCATCCCCGAGTTCAAGATGGAGAAGCGCGTCCTGGCCCGCCGGCTCGCCCAGATGGAAGCCGAGGGCGTGCGCTTCGTGGCCAACGCGCACATCGGGGCGGACCGGCCGGTCGAGGATCTCCGGCGCGAGTTCGACGCCCTGGTCCTCTGCGGCGGGGCCACCGACCCGCGCGATCTTCCGATTCCCGGCCGGCAGCTGGGCGGCATCCATTTCGCGATGGACTACCTCACGCTGCAGAACCGGCGCTGCGAGGGCGACCGGATCGCCGACGGCGAGTTCATCACCGCTCGCGGCAAGCGGGTGGTCATCATCGGGGGCGGCGACACCGGCGCCGACTGCCTCGGCACGGCTCATCGCCAGGCCGCGCTGGGGATCAATCAGCTCGAGATCCTGCCCCGCCCGCCCGACGAGCGGGCCGCCGACAACCCGTGGCCGCAGTGGCCCAACATCTACCGCGTCTCCTCGGCCCACGCGGAAGGCGGCGAGCGGGTCTATTCGGTCTCGACGTCGCGCTTCCTGGGTGACGAGCGAGGCATGGTGAAGTCGCTCGAGGTGACGCGGGTGGAGACGGTGCGCGAGGGCGGACGCGTGACGTTCCGCGAGGTGCCCGGGTCCACCTTCGTCCTTCCCTGCGAGCTGGTGCTGCTCGCAATGGGCTTCGTCGGGCCCGAGCGGCCGGGCCTGCTGCAGCAGCTGGGCGTCGAGCTGACCGACCGCGGCAACGTCAAGCGCGACGAGAACTGGATGACCACGGTGCCCGGGGTGTTCACCGCGGGCGACATGCAGCGGGGCCAGTCGCTGATCGTGTGGGCCATCGCGGATGGCCGGAGCGCGGCCCGCGGCGTGGACCGCTACCTCATGGGGCGATCCGACCTCCCCGCCCCGCTGGCCTGA